Proteins encoded together in one Actinomycetota bacterium window:
- a CDS encoding O-acetyl-ADP-ribose deacetylase, giving the protein MPTIEIALGDITHERVDAVVNAANSTLLGGGGVDGAIHRRGGPSILAECRIIRERMYIDGLPTGRAVATTGGDLAARWVIHTVGPVFARTQDRSDLLRSCHIEALRIADELGARSVAFPAISTGAYGYPLDEAAPIALGAVRNANTQVTLVRFVLFDERAYNAFIRAMRADA; this is encoded by the coding sequence GTGCCTACGATCGAGATTGCGCTCGGTGACATCACCCACGAAAGGGTGGACGCGGTAGTGAACGCTGCCAATTCCACTCTTCTTGGAGGGGGTGGCGTCGACGGTGCGATCCACCGGCGCGGTGGTCCCAGCATTCTTGCCGAATGCAGAATCATCCGCGAACGAATGTACATCGACGGCCTCCCAACAGGGCGCGCGGTGGCGACGACGGGCGGGGACCTCGCGGCGCGTTGGGTAATTCACACGGTCGGCCCGGTCTTTGCTCGGACACAGGACCGCTCCGACCTGCTGCGCTCATGTCACATCGAAGCTCTCAGGATCGCAGACGAACTGGGCGCGCGATCCGTCGCCTTCCCCGCGATCTCGACCGGCGCATATGGGTATCCGCTCGACGAGGCTGCGCCGATTGCGTTAGGAGCGGTCCGAAACGCGAACACTCAGGTGACGCTGGTCCGCTTCGTGCTGTTTGACGAACGCGCCTACAACGCCTTCATTCGAGCGATGCGCGCCGACGCCTAG
- a CDS encoding MerR family transcriptional regulator — protein MAATKKTTSKKPTSKKPAAKKPVRARRIKGFPCADCDFVAKHAMGLGRHRSTRHGAVSQRQSRRVATGNWLTRQEASKRAGVHYNTVRQWEQAGLLRKTKRPHVRGALVSADDLARILADRASHTGTPLPAAFRGDTAAIEAKYQNLVEGLERLLAVARVATPVRGSAKKASAARGTGRPATRRKAPAKTRAPRAKAGRASR, from the coding sequence ATGGCCGCAACCAAGAAGACAACGTCGAAGAAGCCGACCTCCAAGAAGCCGGCCGCGAAGAAGCCGGTTCGCGCGCGAAGGATTAAGGGGTTTCCTTGCGCCGACTGTGACTTCGTCGCGAAGCACGCGATGGGGCTTGGGCGGCATCGATCCACCAGGCACGGTGCGGTTTCCCAGAGGCAGTCGCGTCGGGTGGCGACAGGAAACTGGCTGACGCGGCAAGAGGCCTCGAAGCGAGCGGGTGTCCACTACAACACGGTTCGCCAGTGGGAACAGGCCGGGCTCTTGCGCAAGACGAAGCGGCCGCACGTACGTGGGGCGCTTGTAAGCGCGGACGATCTCGCTCGCATCCTCGCCGACCGGGCGAGTCACACCGGAACTCCGTTGCCTGCGGCATTTCGTGGAGACACCGCGGCCATTGAAGCCAAGTACCAGAACCTCGTCGAAGGACTTGAGCGACTGCTGGCCGTCGCGCGCGTGGCGACGCCTGTTCGCGGCTCTGCGAAGAAGGCCTCCGCTGCGCGCGGCACTGGGCGGCCGGCCACGCGCCGAAAGGCGCCGGCGAAGACACGCGCGCCTCGCGCCAAGGCCGGTCGCGCTTCGCGCTGA
- a CDS encoding helix-turn-helix domain-containing protein — protein MSGPRARKRPARADAAKLEGGAVARALGEILDELERDIDVLADRMLERYLVAIPAYRSLPDETLRQIRDVNLKNLEGFVGSLRAGAFPSGEQLQWIGESASRRAREGVPLSALLAAYRTGAHVAWVESMRKIGDDPNRLRAGLELATGVMQWTDAASGAAAQAYLAEYERLTSDRESARRDFLDGALSGTLTADEVLARAEALGLDVAVPHAVLAIGVSAPDRQADFRAAWHRLKAMMSELPDADASVVIPHGGDLAVVFPADGSRSEAMHASLSALVERASSVLEVDLRAGIGRARETVAELVGSHREAWIALAAARAGSGRHVVAYGEVMVEELLLRERGVARRLAQAVLDPLEGHPDLRRTLVEFIARGPSLPAVARALFLHPNTVAYRLARVKELTGRDPKSPAGMAELYLALRAAELLGRDAG, from the coding sequence GTGTCCGGACCGAGAGCTAGAAAGCGCCCCGCGAGAGCCGATGCAGCGAAACTCGAGGGCGGCGCGGTGGCGCGCGCGCTGGGGGAGATCCTGGACGAACTTGAGCGAGACATCGATGTGCTCGCCGATCGCATGCTTGAGAGGTACTTGGTTGCGATCCCCGCCTACCGCTCGCTCCCCGACGAGACCTTGCGACAGATTCGCGACGTGAATCTGAAGAACCTCGAGGGGTTCGTGGGGTCGTTGCGTGCCGGAGCATTTCCGAGCGGAGAACAACTCCAGTGGATCGGTGAGAGCGCGTCGCGGCGCGCGCGCGAAGGGGTGCCGCTGTCGGCCCTGCTCGCCGCGTATCGCACGGGGGCCCATGTCGCGTGGGTCGAGTCGATGCGCAAGATCGGGGACGACCCCAACCGTTTGCGTGCAGGGCTCGAGTTGGCGACCGGCGTCATGCAGTGGACCGACGCAGCAAGCGGCGCTGCTGCACAGGCCTACCTCGCGGAATATGAACGGCTCACAAGCGATCGCGAGTCCGCGCGCCGCGATTTCCTCGACGGTGCGCTTTCCGGAACCCTGACGGCCGACGAGGTGCTGGCGCGCGCGGAGGCTTTGGGCCTTGACGTTGCCGTTCCGCATGCGGTTTTGGCGATCGGTGTTTCCGCCCCCGACAGGCAAGCCGACTTCCGCGCTGCGTGGCATCGGTTGAAGGCCATGATGTCGGAGTTGCCCGATGCCGACGCTTCTGTCGTCATCCCTCACGGCGGTGATCTTGCAGTTGTGTTTCCCGCAGACGGCAGCCGTTCCGAGGCTATGCACGCAAGCTTGAGCGCGCTCGTCGAGCGAGCGTCGTCGGTGCTGGAAGTCGACCTTCGCGCGGGGATCGGGCGCGCGCGTGAAACCGTGGCGGAACTTGTCGGCTCGCATCGAGAGGCGTGGATCGCTCTGGCAGCGGCGCGCGCCGGATCCGGACGGCATGTGGTCGCCTACGGCGAAGTCATGGTCGAGGAACTTCTTCTTCGCGAGCGAGGCGTGGCTCGCCGGTTGGCGCAGGCGGTTCTCGACCCGCTCGAAGGGCATCCGGATCTTCGCCGAACGCTCGTTGAGTTCATTGCGAGAGGTCCTTCTTTGCCCGCCGTCGCGCGCGCACTCTTCTTGCATCCCAACACCGTTGCGTACCGGCTCGCCCGCGTTAAGGAACTCACGGGGCGGGATCCGAAGTCGCCGGCCGGGATGGCCGAGCTGTACCTGGCTCTGCGCGCGGCGGAACTCCTGGGACGCGACGCGGGCTGA